The following are from one region of the Sorghum bicolor cultivar BTx623 chromosome 2, Sorghum_bicolor_NCBIv3, whole genome shotgun sequence genome:
- the LOC8084309 gene encoding putative wall-associated receptor kinase-like 16 has product MMTKYSPARLLSIRSLLLCLPAVWVLAATAGVPPAHRPASCQSRCGEVDIPYPFGVGDDCAINDGFNLSCSLVNGTERPFSGPFEVTKISMADAKAWIKMNISWWCYDSDTSQMRQGTWGGNFTNSAFRFSHEDNKIFVIGCNTLAYITSEYYSIGCLSRCYGEPRNMSSCSPGSGCCEADVPDNMGYCKSYFNPDYNDTNTCGYTVVMEAKAFSYSTTYRSSSSFWHANNGTVPVVMDWRITFETCELAQLNLSSYACVSNNSKCVNTTNGPGYRCKCLDGYQGNPHVSNGCTDIDECQSNMNNCKARGATCENTQGSYKCLCPRGKTMIDDRCMANQKSSSWVIPVVGSSVGLVALVITITCAYLILQRRKLHHIKQRYFQQHGGMLLFEEMKSQQGNSIAFKIFSEAELQEATDKFDEKRVLGQGGHGTVYKGLLKGNVEVAVKRCMSIDEQHKKEFGKEMLILSQINHRNIVKLLGCCLEVQVPMLVYEFIPNGTLFQLIHGNHGRQISLATRVQIAHQSAEALAYLHSWASPPILHGDVKSSNILIDGDYTAKVSDFGASILAPTDESQFVTLVQGTCGYLDPEYMQTCHLTDKSDVYSFGVVLLELLTRKKPFNLDAPEDEKSLALRFIYVTKEGRLEEILDDQIKNDENMEFLEEIAELAKQCLEISGVNRPSMREVSERLDRLRKVMQHPWEQQQNPEEMELLLGESSLASSEIVNSGILSIEKKAARNLESGR; this is encoded by the exons ATGATGACGAAGTACTCACCTGCAAGGCTCCTCTCCATTCGATCTCTCCTGCTCTGCCTCCCGGCCGTCTGGGTGCTAGCCGCCACCGCCGGCGTCCCGCCGGCGCACCGGCCCGCAAGCTGCCAATCCAGGTGCGGCGAGGTCGACATCCCGTACCCGTTCGGCGTCGGCGATGACTGCGCCATCAACGATGGCTTCAATCTCAGCTGCAGTCTTGTCAACGGCACCGAAAGGCCTTTCAGTGGGCCGTTCGAGGTGACCAAGATCTCCATGGCCGACGCCAAAGCCTGGATAAAGATGAACATCTCTTGGTGGTGCTATGATTCTGACACGAGCCAGATGAGGCAGGGCACATGGGGAGGAAATTTCACAAACTCGGCATTCAGGTTCTCACACGAGGATAACAAGATATTTGTAATCGGCTGCAACACGCTCGCTTATATCACGAGCGAATAT TACAGCATAGGTTGCTTGTCCAGATGCTATGGTGAACCGAGAAACATGAGTTCATGCTCCCCCGGGTCTGGCTGTTGTGAGGCAGATGTCCCAGATAACATGGGGTATTGCAAATCTTACTTCAATCCAGACTACAACGACACCAATACCTGCGGCTATACTGTAGTGATGGAAGCCAAGGCGTTTAGCTATAGCACAACATACAGGTCGTCCTCATCGTTTTGGCATGCAAACAACGGCACAGTGCCAGTTGTAATGGACTGGAGGATTACATTCGAAACATGCGAGCTTGCACAATTGAACCTCAGTTCATATGCATGTGTTAGCAACAATAGCAAATGTGTCAACACCACCAACGGGCCAGGCTACCGCTGCAAGTGCCTGGACGGGTATCAAGGCAATCCGCACGTCAGCAATGGATGCACAG ATATCGACGAATGCCAGAGTAATATGAATAATTGCAAAGCCAGAGGGGCAACTTGCGAAAATACACAGGGAAGCTATAAATGTTTATGTCCACGGGGGAAAACGATGATAGATGACAGGTGCATGGCAAATCAGAAGTCCTCTTCTTGGGTGATACCAGTCGTAG GTTCAAGCGTTGGACTAGTGGCCCTCGTCATTACTATAACCTGTGCATACTTGATCCTACAAAGAAGAAAGCTACATCACATCAAGCAGAGATACTTCCAACAGCACGGAGGTATGCTATTGTTTGAAGAGATGAAATCACAACAAGGTAATAGCATtgctttcaaaatattttcagaaGCAGAATTGCAAGAAGCCACCGATAAGTTCGATGAGAAACGAGTGCTGGGTCAGGGAGGACATGGAACAGTGTACAAGGGGCTTCTCAAAGGCAACGTGGAAGTGGCGGTAAAAAGATGTATGTCCATTGACGAGCAGCACAAGAAAGAATTCGGCAAGGAAATGCTAATCCTCTCTCAAATCAACCACAGGAACATCGTTAAGCTACTCGGCTGCTGCCTCGAAGTGCAGGTCCCCATGCTGGTATATGAGTTCATCCCAAATGGCACATTGTTCCAACTCATACATGGCAACCATGGCAGGCAGATTTCCTTGGCAACTCGCGTACAGATCGCTCATCAGTCCGCTGAGGCGCTTGCCTACCTGCACTCATGGGCATCCCCACCAATCCTCCATGGAGATGTCAAGTCTTCAAACATCCTCATCGATGGAGACTACACAGCCAAAGTATCAGACTTTGGTGCTTCCATCCTAGCACCAACTGATGAATCACAGTTCGTCACACTTGTTCAAGGAACTTGTGGGTACCTTGACCCAGAGTATATGCAGACATGCCATTTGACAGACAAGAGCGATGTGTACAGCTTCGGGGTTGTTCTCCTAGAGCTTCTCACACGCAAAAAGCCCTTTAACCTTGATGCGCCTGAAGATGAGAAGAGCCTAGCATTGAGGTTTATTTATGTGACAAAGGAGGGCAGGCTGGAGGAGATACTGGATGATCAGATCAAGAATGATGAAAACATGGAGTTTCTGGAAGAGATTGCAGAGTTAGCAAAGCAGTGCTTGGAGATATCTGGCGTCAATAGGCCGTCGATGAGGGAAGTCTCCGAGAGGCTTGATAGATTGAGGAAGGTCATGCAACATCCATGGGAACAACAGCAGAACCCTGAGGAGATGGAGTTGTTGCTTGGAGAGTCATCCTTGGCAAGCTCCGAGATTGTCAACAGTGGGATTTTAAGCATCGAGAAGAAGGCTGCCAGGAATCTTGAATCAGGACGTTAA
- the LOC8084310 gene encoding uncharacterized protein LOC8084310 translates to MAGRREGERQASPWPSGTAAVEDSGAFPSAIIFFALVGATGTTAAVGQLRRTVSWLYTQLRRSEPYVFWEDIPRRRPNQRGEAWERYHQRMRERAEDQRERVERIRRMQDVFEKERCKCRDYRTWESHNPNYYQHHQRADWYWNAETFYANQRTNFRAMPREAMSYTMLHHYSVLGLDRSRSEPFSDAEIKNAFRRKAMEYHPDQNQNNKEVAEAKFKEVMDSYEAIKLERRNRSC, encoded by the exons ATGGCCGGCCGCCGCGAAGGCGAGCGCCAGGCGAGCCCGTGGCCGTCCGGGACGGCCGCGGTGGAGGACTCGGGCGCCTTCCCCTCCGCCATCATCTTCTTCGCCCTCGTCGGCGCCAccggcaccaccgccgcc GTCGGACAACTGCGCCGGACGGTCAGCTGGCTCTACACTCAG CTTCGTAGGTCCGAACCGTATGTATTCTGGGAAGACATACCTCGTCGTCGACCAAATCAGCGTGGTGAAGCCTGGGAACGGTATCACCAGAGGATGCGTGAAAGGGCTGAGGATCAAAGGGAAAGAGTG GAACGCATACGGCGCATGCAAGATGTATTTGAAAAGGAGAGATGTAAATGCCGGGATTATCGGACTTGGGAAAGCCATAATCCCAACTATTATCAGCATCATCAAAGAGCTGACTGGTACTGGAATGCAGAAACATTTTATGCGAATCAAAGGACAAATTTCAGGGCGATGCCCAGGGAAGCTATGAGTTACACTATGTTACATCACTATTCTGTTTTGGGCCTTGACAG GTCAAGATCAGAGCCATTTTCAGATGCTGAAATCAAG AATGCTTTCAGGAGAAAAGCAATGGAGTATCATCCAGATCAAAACCAAAATAATAAAG AGGTTGCTGAGGCAAAATTCAAAGAGGTTATGGATTCTTATGAAGCAATAAAACTAGAACGGCGAAACAGAAGTTGCTGA